Genomic window (Opitutales bacterium):
GACATGAGATTGTGTTTCAATTATAAAGCCGTAGGCAACGCGACAATCCAAGTCGAAAAGAAAACTACGCACCCTATAGAGGGCGACTGCGTCAGAAGTCTAGATCTGCAGTGAACAGGTTGCCTAGGTGGTGCTCACTGCCCGTCTGCAGATAACACCCAGGCACTCGGATGCTTCTCGAATCCAATGTGGGGATAATACTCCACCGCCCCAGGTGCAGAGAGAAGCATAATCTTGCATGACGTCTCAAGTCGCTGACGTGTCTCGTCTATCAGCTTTTTCCCAATGCCCCGCTTCTGAAATTCTTGATCCACAGCCAAATCTGAGAGATAACAACAATAGTGAAAGTCGGTCACGGAGCGCGCGATACCCACTAAGAGATTGTCACTCCAACAGCTCACCATCAAATCTGCATGCTCGATCATTCCTTGCAGCTGCTCTATGTCGTTAACGGGCCTACGCTCCCCCAATGATGAGCGGATCAGCACGTCACGAAACGCTTCTATCGTAACTGTTTTTGCTGAAGAATAGACAAGCACTAAACTGACTAGATGGGACTTCTCATCACAGGCATTTCTTCTAAGAGACAGGATATTAATGCTTTTTTAATGGCTTCCCGGTCCAGATCAATACCAATAAACACGAATTCCTGCCGCGGTCTGCCCCAAACACCGTCAGGGGGACTTTTTGAAGGCCCACTCATCACCACATTCCACTTCGAAAGGTAGCCAGCGCGCATCATTTTGCCAGCGATGGATAAGGAACCTATCCGATCGGGCTCTTGTTCTGTCCAATAGACTCCCTTTGCCCGTAGCACGCCCGCTAGACCGCTCCGCA
Coding sequences:
- a CDS encoding GNAT family N-acetyltransferase translates to MLVYSSAKTVTIEAFRDVLIRSSLGERRPVNDIEQLQGMIEHADLMVSCWSDNLLVGIARSVTDFHYCCYLSDLAVDQEFQKRGIGKKLIDETRQRLETSCKIMLLSAPGAVEYYPHIGFEKHPSAWVLSADGQ